GAGCGGGCCTGTCTCTGCTTCTCTGAAGAAGGTAATTGTGCAGGCAACCGGATGAAACAACTTCTTGCTAGCGTTGTTTTTCCATTAAGCTTCAGTCTTCATGTTTCTCCATTTTTGCCCACCTCGCTCCGACCTTATCATCCGATTTTTCAAGTTTGTATCGATCTCTGTTATCCTGTTCGCTCCCAAGCAGAACGGTTTTAGAGTCGATTGGCATTTGATTGCAtgttttttaaacttttttgccGTGTAATCAAGCATAGAGGTCGAACAGCTTGTGTAAAACAGCTTGTAGCCTCAAatgtttcattttattaatgatatttaccatttagcaaaaaaaaaaaactcaggtATAAAGTAGAAGAAAGTTTAGTTTACGGTATATACCCATGATAGATCTATGTATAAATTGTAGTATATGATTTCTAGATTAAATAGATTACCAGAATGTGTATTCTAACCTAAGAtagaagacaaaataaaatatgattctccatttttaaaaaataattttaaacatataaattgcCATACTTATATTTCcgatagttttcatattttttttacatttttaaagttaagtttactattttttctaTGAACAAAAGGTAAAACATGTCCAAAAAtgccaaaaatatgaaaaatcctAAACGgacaaataaaagtttaaactgtttcttttttccaattctccctTTTAAATATTACCATCCACATGCAGTGTCTAGATACAAAAATACATAACCTTTTAGTTGTGATGGTGATAGATACAAAaacgaatatttttttattggttgaacgAGGTCCATGCAGTAGTGCAACACATGCGATTCTAAAAGCTCAAATAGCAAGTTATCATAATGGGTTTTTACCTTAAAATTGAGTTAATATTGTGTGTACCCATACCCTACATATCAGATCATatattaaactgataagaacaaatatatactacactttttttttacaaatactATACTTGATCTTAGCCAAAACGATGAGAAAGGTATAATGAACATAACCTTAGTTGTAGTGTATTTCTATCAACCGATTCTGATTTCAATTTGAATCCCATTGTTTATTTTGGAGCTTAAATGAGTTTCAACACGATTTATATATGTCCCGGTGACAACACGAACGAAGTGCCGTTGGGGAAATGTCCCTACCGACAGTATCTGACGTGAGGCTAAAGGAAAAGCAGTTTTCTGTTTAGTGCGCggtaatatatttgattatttaaaattaaaagtgaaacaaagacaagttcagctttgtgacaaaaacaaaagagttcTATTCTGATTTATAAGAGTTATTTTTGTACTGGAAATCTGATTTTCGGTAACAAACAAATACGTCTTTTTAAAAGTTCTAATTCCGGTTGTTGCTGttctaatattttttactttgatCAAATAACTACAAACTATTTTCTTGCTTAATATTCTTTAGTTTGGTTATAAATAGAATAAGCCAATATAGCTTAATAACCTATTAATATTATACcttataattatcaaaaattagttTCTTGCTTAATATTCTTTAGTTTGgttctaaatatttttgtatgacCCAATATATTCGTAATAAGAATACCCAAACAAATCTGAATTCTTatgttcaaaattatttaaaaataataatttatattttagacatcTAAAGTATGATTTACTTAAAATTGAcaaacttattatataattttgtaaatattaatattcGTTGATCAActcaaaattatattagttatatttgtttatgtaaATTTCAATTAGGAAAAGAGTCATTTGAATGtctatttaaaatgttatgttttagtaaaatataaaatgaattctactaaattaaaatgttaaaatacacatttaaaatctatagatctatatcttatattttatgGGAGATAGATGAaagttttagaaataaatacgtgcaaaataaaataaaattatgaaaatataaaaatttaaaatttaaaatcattttacaaAGTATActtataatttatagtttagtaGATTGAAGTTgtaataaagttaaaaatatactttttatattaGTTGATAAAAAGCTGGAAATTGAAGCTATACCATTAAGTTAATCAAACTGTTATATGCAAGTaataaaacatgacaaataagtaaaataatctaaaatcaTGGACAATATGAAAGTAATCAAACCTAAAATTACCacctaaaactaaaatttcttttaagaatataaataaaaaatactccctccatttctaaaagatatatattctggaaaaaaaaatttgtttcaaaaagatgtatttttatgtttcctatacaaaaattaaaaatttcaataagattaattgaatttattgaaagactattggttaaaatgcattggaatttgataatttctaaaaacaatgtATGAttgatgtgtttttttaatatgtgtgaaaaacaccaaaacatatatttttaagaaacagAGGGATTATTAGACAATTTCATATCACTAAAGTAAacataagataataaaaatatttattaaataatcacTAATAACTCAACCTAAATCattaaatatgacaaataaacttctaaaataataagaCATGACAATAagtaaaataatctaaaatcaTGGAAATATGAAAgtaatcaaaattaaaactaccacctataattaaataaaaatttgaaaaataataaaattaacaattaaaattagtaagaacatgacaaataaataaataagcaaaaataaattatttaaaacataacaaataaataaattacttaaagttatggaaaatatatatgacaattaagcaatgacaaataaacaatataaaagcatggtgaacatgacaaataaataaaatcttttcatagtatagttttaataaaaccatattttaGATTCCTGGTGTAAAATTTCGACCAAAATACCAATATTGAGttagcctagtggtaaaggaGTTGTGGATGTAACTTCCACCACATGGAATGTTTGGATTCCCGGCAAAGAGAGcgaaccattttttttttaccaaaaaaaaagattcttggTGTAAAAACCAGTACCATTTATTTTGGTGGTTTcaaaagtttaataatttagatGTACAGTGGTTAcattattaatttcttttaaaaaaggataAAGACATCTTTTACTTTATTGGAACAGCTTTTTGAGTTCTAATTTTGAGACACATTGGATACCTTGTTTGACCATTCTCTACCTGAAAAACCCGCTAACATTGAATATATCTCTCTGTCCCTTTcttctttaaaattataaaaatgtccCAAGATTCTGcgactactactactacttctCCGCCGCCGCTACCTTCAACCGCCGTCGACTCAATGCCGAATGATTCCAATACCAATCCTTCGTACTCTCTGACGCAACAAGACTttaaggatgaagaagaaaagccAAAGCAACTAACCTTGGAACCAGAGCCAATTCAGCCGCCGCCGGTGACTCCCGAACCAAACCCGCAGCTGAGCTCTGAGCAAGATTCGTCTTTGCCTTTAGTTCAGGACCCGAAGGAGATCAACAACGCGGCGGAGATGACAGAGCAGTCTCACCAAGTGACGCCGGAGAAAGAATGTCCCAAACACGCGGCGGAGAATTCAGAACCGCCGGTGACTACCGAGCCAATTCAGCAACTGAGTTTTGAGAAAGATTCTTCGGACCCGGAGGAGACAAACCACGCGGCGGAGAAGGTTTCAAAGCAGCCTCACCAAGTGGCGCCGGAGACAGCGACTTTAGAGCACGAAGGTCCCAACCATGCGGCCGGAGATTCAGTAACGACGGAGAAAATGACTCCGGAGCCTGAAGGTACCAAACACGCGACGGCAGAGGATTCAGAGCAGCCATATCAAGTGCCTGAGAGTGTGACGCCCGAAGAGCCTAACCATAAGGTAGAGGATGATGCAGAGAAGGTGACACTGGAGACAGAGCCAACGCAGAAACTGATGTTAGAGCAGCGGAAAAAGTACACTGAGGTAGCAGACTGGACTGAGCCGGAACCACCAGACGCAGCAGTGTTAGAAGCTGCAGCCTCGGCGCCTGAGCCTCAACCACCAGCTTCTTCCGTGAAGACTAGATCCTTGGCGGAGATGATGAACagagaagaagctgaagagaaaCCAAAGATTCAGATTCCTCATACCCTCGGCTCATTCAAGGAAGAAACGAACCGAATCTCCGATCTCTCAGAGCACGAGCTAAACGCTCTTCACGAGCTCCGTCACCTCTTGCAAGAATCAACCACCATTGACTCCACCAAAAGCTTCATATGGGGCGTGCCACTTCTAACCGACGTCGTTTTGCTTAAATTCTTGAGAGCGAGAGATTTCAAACCTCAAGAAGCTTACTCGATGCTCACCAAGACACTCCAATGGAGAACGGAGTTCAACATCGAGGAGCTTCTCGACGAAAACCTCGGAGACGATTTAGACAAGGTTGTGTTCATGCAAGGACAGGACAGGGAGAATCATCCGGTTTGTTACAACGTCTACGGTGAGTTTCAGGACAAGGATCTTTATCAGAAGACGTTCTCGAACGAGGAGAAGAGAGACCGGTTCTTGAGATGGAGGATTCAGTTTCTTGAGAAGAGTATAAGAAAGCTAGATTTTGTCGCTGGTGGGGTTTCCACGGTCTGTCAAGTAAACGATCTGAAGAACTCTCCAGGACCTGGTAAAACCGAGCTCAGGGTAGCTACTAAGCAagctcttcatcttcttcaagacAATTACCCTGAGTTTATCTCTAAACAggtatattaattttctttatgaACAAATAATGTTTATATGTGAGAATCTTATATTGTAGAATGCTGTCATCAGATATTCATCAACGTTCCATGGTGGTACCTTGGGTTCTATAGGATTATCAGCCCTTTCATGACCCAAAGGTCAAAGAGCAAACTCGTTTTCTCAGGTCCTTCAAGATCTGCAGAAACACTTTTcaagtaattaaaaaaatctttgagCTTTTTCTTGACATTGTTTCTATAACTATTGTTGACCTAGTCACTCTCTGTGTTTTTGGTTTATTAGGTACATATCACCAGAACATGTCCCGGTTCAGTACGGTGGATTAAGTGTGGATAACTGCGACTGTAACTCAGATTTCACACATGAGGATACCGCCACTGAGATTACCGTTAAaccaacaacaaaacaaaccGTCGAGATTATTATTTACGAGGTGtgatattttttctataaaatttttaaaatgttatatgtCCGTACATAATATAGTACATAGTTGAATAAAAACAAGTGGGCTATAAGCAATGAATGTGTTTTGTTACATTTTGTCTGCAGAAATGCACGATCGTGTGGGAGATAAGAGTAGTGGGATGGGAGGTTATGTATGGAGCAGAGTTTGTGCCGGAGAACAAAGAAGGATACACAGTGATAATTCAGAAGCCGAGGAAGATGGCTTCAGAAGATGAACCGGTTGTGTCTCAAAGCTTCAAAGTTGGAGAAGTTGGCAAGATTTTACTAACCGTGGATAACCCGACGTCCAACAAGAAAATTCTTATTTACAGGTTCAAGGTTAAGCCTTTGCCGTGTGAGTAACAAAAGTTGCATCTATCTTAAAAAGTGTTTCTTAGTTTAGAACTTGATCAAATGATTGTtggttgtgttttttttcttctgttgccgacttatatgtgtgtgtgtgttctgTTTGTTAAATTCGTTTGTTTTAGATTTGTATTTTGCTTTAGTATCTCTTTAATTTGCTTCAAAGAGGATGATGTTTTGAGTAGTAAATGGCTTTTAATGGATACAGCTTTTTTTGTTGGTCAGGAATTAAGTCTCCAGTGCAGATTGTTAAGTTGATTGCTGTAATTGCTTGTTGCTCAAATCTTTATAACTGCTCCTCTGAATATCGATTAGTCATATCACCAGTTGTCAATCTCAAAGTGAGACAACATCCTATATTCCTATTCAAGGAATCGATATGTTCTAATTAAGAGTTTCATAAGGGATAAGATAATTGATTAAGTTGGTGTCTGGACTAATCATCATATTGTAAGAGATTAAGCgttttataaaaagataattgatttttctaaaaaaatcatttcgaAAAATCATGTTATTTATATCAGTTTAGCTGCACAGACACTGTTTAAACCGATTTTTAACCCGTAGCAACGATCCTTTCAAATGTACTACAAAAAGTTAGTACTAAAAATAACTTTGAACTATAAAAACACAACAAGATGAATGATAAAAGGGATTAGGGAATGACATCGTTTTTGTCCAGTTGTTGAACAAGGCAATCAAAATTGTGACTAATACCAATGATAATGATAAATAGTTGTAATCACCAATTGAGATCTTGATCGAATTGATATACATTCCTTTTATCTACAATTACATTTCTTTTCtggaaaacaaacaaacaaacaaaaattctaACACAAAAGAGGAACCCTAATTGGATCACGATCGccgtcatcatcttcttcatctccacaATCGTAAATGGATCTAGCCTGATCCTCTAAGTATCTCTCAAGCAAACTACCTCCAATCTCATCTTCCTCCACTACGAGTTCTCCGCATCCTTCCTCGCATCGCCGCAAATCATCTTCTCCTGCGGCGAGAACTTCCGTCACGAAGGAGGAAGGTGTTGATTTCACGATTCGGCAGCGGAGGCGGCCGAAGACCTCGACGGCGCAGAGGAGAGGGATCGAAAGGCAGAGGAGAGGGAGAAGGATGGGCGAACAGAGTAGGAAGAAGACGAAGCGACTCAACCGTGTAGGGAGGAAGGATGCGGCGGTTAGCATGATGACGTCAGCAGGAAGAAACGACGGCGTTCATTTGTTTCGTGTTTTGTGGGGTCCTACAGGGAAGGAAGCTTTGGCACATGACTTACTTTCTTAACCGAAAGACtttattttctttgaatatACTCTGTCTTTGCCGACTTCATGTGCCCTTccttaactaattttttttttttttgccaaagaAAAAATGGTTAAACCCGGGTTAATGATGACACAAGTCTAACCCTCGGGTGGAGATACAATCTACGGATAGACTCTCTCTTGGGTATTCAAATGAGCCGAAAGCAATAGTTCATATCCGTGTGGTCGGTGGAGTTTGAACCCGGATTCGCCTTATTGGGTTAAATAAGTTGTctcataaaaattttaaaatattttttgagttgTCTTTAAGtaattaattagattttgatccgcggtTTCAAAGCGTgggatttttcatttttaagtatttattgTTATAACATTTGTGTTTTTCCATGAAGTTTATATCatgtgtttttaattttttatgatttttgtttagtCATTTTTTAATAAGTATGGATGATCAATATCTATACAAAATGTTACcctgaaaactttaaaaaatattttgttgttgcAAACTTCAGCAATCAAttgaattaaaaattatttgcaataagatttaattttagaaggataatataatttaaattaaaagtaacatgcaatataattaaaattaaaaataacttgCAATATGATGCAAAACCATTGTAAATTTATGTTTACGTTTTATAgctgtataattatttttttttaatataattacaataatagttttgatgatttcattttattattgaaataattaattgaaAGCCCATATACTTAAAATATCATATTGGAAATCAAATACTTAAAAGATCATATTGAAACATTAGATCTTATGATATGTGTAGTTAcccttaaaaatattttaaaaggacGGTATtgtctatatttaaatattttattttataagttaaaatgtttacttcatttttataatatgcttttaacattatttaataggtagttgaaaaaaaaaaaaataattgatttttatattttggattacCAATCTCTAtcttaaatgtttattttaagaaaatataaatatttttttgcaaaGAATAAATCGGACTTAAAGTCGGACTCAAATATTTATCTAATGTTTTCGTAAACTTGACCCACTAAAGTCGAGTATTTGGTCTTAAAGACCATTTGCATTAGGTCGGGTATTTCTAGTTCGGGCTCAGTTATTTCAGGttgggttcggatatttaaattttgcaagaacaaaaattaaatttttcatttttaagtttcttgtatttaaaatttagttttcgaTTAACTGATTTTCTTTtgatagattgaatgattaaaagGTTTGGAggtaacatttcaaaaataaatagacattaaTTTGGATATTGTTTTTAGAATTTgaatgtaacttttgttaataaatgaaacaaaaatattgatattCATTTTAAGTGAGTATCAAATTCTTTTCAccgtaattatatatatatatatatatatatatatatatatattatgatctTAAAGCCTGTGTagcatcaatataaatattttaaataaaatgagagatgtaaattAGAAATACAATATAAggataaatatacatatgttcggttatcttcggatatccattcgggttttgaTATCCAATCTCTTCTAAATCAATatccattcagatattttgatattttggtttggatttcgGTTTGGGCTTTTCGGATCGAGTTTGGATACGGATTCGAATATTTGCATGCTGAAAAAAAAcaggaaagaaaataataaataataaagaagaaaaggaaagatTATTCATGGGGCATTATTTAATTGATCTGAATTCGTTTGATTCGATGACATTTAATATAGCATGAGATTTCGGAAAGTtatagaaaaagaagaatttcATTGGTCGAACAGTTTTAAGCATGAATAATCagtaaaaaatcaaataagataATGGCATTCTCTTGTAAATAACTCCAAAAATTAAGGGCAGAATCCTAATAGAGATTCACATTTGTTAAACCACGGAATTTGAATAGGATATAAAGATCTGTTGATTGTAGAATTATGTGTCTCAAAAAGTTTGCACTCtaactatgtgtataaattttatgttaagtatagaaaaattgtcaaaaataccgCATACATAataccaatttttatgtttacaATAATCATTTGTacctttatttttaaatagggAAAAACACATTTATAACTCTAGAATTAACTTAGACAAAAAACTATagggttaactaatctaaacttAAAGTTTGGAGTTGAGAGATGGAAAatagtttagtgtttagtgtttagagtttatggtttatagttagaaggtttagagtttatgatttagagtttatgtgTTACTTGCTTCAACTTCAGTTTATAGAGTTCACCTCTGGACTTATTGTAGGAAGGATCATAATAATTAGTATAATAAAGTGTACAAAAtcaatatacaaaataattctaCAGTTTTCCATTTAACTATGccattaagaaaacaaatatgttatataaataagtataaaatttttatatataaagtagatTTTTATCTCTTCTTATGACATGTGCAATGAAGGTTTGTTGACATGTGttctcttttctttccttttacattttatgtctttcgtttttttaaattattacaatttgGTTCACTATTTCTAATTGGACATTATCTAATCTTTCTCACAGTAACCATCATCTCTTTGAAGTTTGATTATCTATTTTATTGGTCCAAAAATGCAAAATCGATAAAGAAATAagcaaataatataaatatgttttaaaatttattcgcaactagaaataacataaatttgaaGTAGACTTTTATCTCTTCTTATGACATGTGAAAGAGAGTTTGTTGACTGTgtcctctttttctttcttttttacattttagGTCTTTCGTCTTTTAGATTATTACAATTTGGTTCACCATTTTCTAATTGTGCATTATCTAATCATTCTCACACTAACCATCATCTTTTGAAgtttgataatttattttattggtcACAAAAATGCAAATcggataaataaataaataatataaatatgttttaaatattattctCAGCTAGAAACAACATAAACTTGCactattttattatcttttactattttctattatttcatttacaaattatatattattttaatatcaacaaaactaaaaaaataaactagaaCACAACACATACTCTAAACATAAAATCTCCATAATcatagaaaaaatcaaaatacataCACTAACTCAATAAAGTCAAGAACTAAAAGATCAAGAACGTAGACTAACTTACTTCACTTTATCATAGAGTGTCTTGACTAGAATCAGCAGAGGTTAGAAAATGATAGAAAGATATACTCTGAGAGAAGACATCCCTCAAACACAAAGAAGCACGTAAAAGACCAATGCAAAGAACCAAGAACGCGATTAGAAGCAAGAAGACACATACTTAATGCATCATAAGCACAACCACCAGCAAACTAAAAAAAGCTCAAACAAGACACACATGTGAGCGAAGAACCACAAAACTATTGATAGAAGAGAGCAAAGTTCCAGAAGACTAACTCTGCATACTTATACTAACAGAAGCATGGGAATAAGAGAAACAACCTGAAGGAGGGAGAATAGAACTCAACCATCGAGAAACCAGAACCCAAGCTTGAAACAACATTCCAAACCTGCAGAACATATACAAAGGAAAACACAAAACTTGGAGGGGTAAACATGGCGAAAGAGAGAGCCACAAAGACACGAGCAGTCGAAAGCTAAAACGAGATGAGAGAACAGAGAAGGAAGGGTAAACGAAACAAAATCAGCAAACTGTGGAACCGTCCTCGAGCATGAAAGAGAGCATATGAGTCAGATCACCAAAAATCAGATCTTGAAAACCAAGATGAGTAGGGACTATCCA
This genomic stretch from Raphanus sativus cultivar WK10039 chromosome 3, ASM80110v3, whole genome shotgun sequence harbors:
- the LOC108847939 gene encoding patellin-5, yielding MSQDSATTTTTSPPPLPSTAVDSMPNDSNTNPSYSLTQQDFKDEEEKPKQLTLEPEPIQPPPVTPEPNPQLSSEQDSSLPLVQDPKEINNAAEMTEQSHQVTPEKECPKHAAENSEPPVTTEPIQQLSFEKDSSDPEETNHAAEKVSKQPHQVAPETATLEHEGPNHAAGDSVTTEKMTPEPEGTKHATAEDSEQPYQVPESVTPEEPNHKVEDDAEKVTLETEPTQKLMLEQRKKYTEVADWTEPEPPDAAVLEAAASAPEPQPPASSVKTRSLAEMMNREEAEEKPKIQIPHTLGSFKEETNRISDLSEHELNALHELRHLLQESTTIDSTKSFIWGVPLLTDVVLLKFLRARDFKPQEAYSMLTKTLQWRTEFNIEELLDENLGDDLDKVVFMQGQDRENHPVCYNVYGEFQDKDLYQKTFSNEEKRDRFLRWRIQFLEKSIRKLDFVAGGVSTVCQVNDLKNSPGPGKTELRVATKQALHLLQDNYPEFISKQIFINVPWWYLGFYRIISPFMTQRSKSKLVFSGPSRSAETLFKYISPEHVPVQYGGLSVDNCDCNSDFTHEDTATEITVKPTTKQTVEIIIYEKCTIVWEIRVVGWEVMYGAEFVPENKEGYTVIIQKPRKMASEDEPVVSQSFKVGEVGKILLTVDNPTSNKKILIYRFKVKPLPCE
- the LOC108846158 gene encoding uncharacterized protein LOC108846158, which translates into the protein MLTAASFLPTRLSRFVFFLLCSPILLPLLCLSIPLLCAVEVFGRLRCRIVKSTPSSFVTEVLAAGEDDLRRCEEGCGELVVEEDEIGGSLLERYLEDQARSIYDCGDEEDDDGDRDPIRVPLLC